The following proteins are co-located in the Larus michahellis chromosome 9, bLarMic1.1, whole genome shotgun sequence genome:
- the ITGB1BP2 gene encoding integrin beta-1-binding protein 2 isoform X2 yields the protein MASLCYNKGCGQRFDPEHNAEDSCLYHPGVPIFHDALKGWSCCKKRTTDFSEFLSIKGCTKGFHSKEKPPEPFRQEETSDKPKAKPVEELIIQGPKSAEKMQRERPSSDEPRQLLPIKVSRSLEQALEKLNLSSKDKAPESGCAGSDEPTDGSRAAHGEAAVQVRAGTTCKNAACKAIYQGAESNTEVCTFHPGVPVFHEGMKYWSCCGVKTTDFSAFLEQMGCSRGQHCWTGKPDKKVVSCRQDWHQTSSQVVVTVYAKNPLPALSSVKANRTVLEVHVIFEGNKIFQAEMDLWGVPVSLCDPSVAAILWRHALSDSAAAG from the exons ATGGCGTCGCTATGCTACAACAAGGGCTGCGGGCAGAGGTTTGACCCAGAGCACAACGCCGAGG atTCCTGCCTGTATCACCCGGGCGTCCCCATCTTCCACGATGCCCTGAAG GGCTGGTCTTGTTGCAAGAAACGCACAACAGACTTCTCCGAGTTCCTCTCCATAAAG GGATGCACAAAGGGGTTTCACAGCAAGGAGAAGCCCCCGGAGCCTTTCAGACAAGAGGAGACCTCAGACAAGCCAAAGGCCAAACCAGTGGAGGAGCTCATCATCCAAGGACCAAAATCAGCTGAGAAGATGCAGCGGGAAAGACCAAG cTCTGATGAGCCAAGACAACTGCTGCCAATTAAAGTATCCAGGTCTCTGGAGCAGGCACTAGAGAAACTGAACCTGTCCTCCAAGGACAAGGCACCTGAGAGCGGTTGTGCGGGTAGTGATGAGCCGACGGATGGCAGCAGGGCTGCACATG GGGAGGCGGCTGTCCAGGTGAGAGCTGGCACCACCTGCAAGAACGCAGCCTGCAAGGCA ATCTACCAGGGCGCAGAGAGCAACACAGAGGTTTGTACTTTCCACCCAGGCGTTCCTGTCTTCCATGAGGG GATGAAGTACTGGAGCTGCTGTGGAGTCAAAACGACGGACTTCAGCGCCTTCCTGGAGCAGATGGGCTGCAGCAGAGGGCAGCACTGCTGGACCGGGAAGCCG GACAAGAAGGTGGTGTCATGCCGGCAGGACTGGCACCAAACCAGCAGCCAGGTGGTGGTGACGGTCTACGCCAAGAACCCCCTGCCCGCCCTGAGCAGCGTGAAAGCCAACCGCACCGTG CTTGAGGTTCACGTCATCTTTGAAGGGAATAAGATTTTCCAGGCGGAAATGGATCTCTGGGGG GTCCCTGTCTCCCTGTGCGATCCTTCTGTGGCGGCGATCCTGTGGAGACACGCGCTCTCCGATTCTGC